The Nocardia sp. BMG111209 genome includes a window with the following:
- a CDS encoding ATP-binding protein: MAGVLRSFQVTNHRFLAGPQELRPTGPRAGALPVPVTAIRGAVATGKSSLVDALAQMRDAVLHSVSGWDPYAGPVRTPHLGFADRPSEFAVTFVAEGVPYSYGFTLDQADVTAEWLHSHPHQRKRVVFERAGDRIRIGAQFDSARYGIGALVPLVRPNALLLGLAGQLHAEALTPAHRWFADRLDVVHGPGDPREIDDRLGSHLSRSAEHAARLLTLVRAADLGVEDILVPAPDPMYADYLRELDGEIAVATKEADLCLTSPAHAFELASSHGLTPAALDRELANLRAARDTLYTRMSARRGIGLGLVHTGVDTAIDVAAESTSTLALLRLLPAVLDALDIGRVLVIDDLDLHLPPAVAARLTAMFTEPDTNPRGAQLIYTTRAEPAAAGHTSAWQLHRTGSGAGELVAH; this comes from the coding sequence ATGGCGGGGGTGTTGCGCAGCTTCCAGGTGACGAACCACCGGTTCCTGGCCGGACCGCAGGAACTGCGGCCGACCGGCCCCCGGGCCGGCGCGCTGCCCGTACCCGTGACGGCGATCCGCGGCGCGGTCGCCACCGGCAAGTCCAGCCTCGTCGACGCGCTGGCGCAGATGCGGGACGCGGTGCTGCACTCGGTCTCCGGCTGGGATCCCTACGCCGGTCCGGTGCGCACGCCGCATCTCGGATTCGCCGATCGCCCTTCGGAATTCGCGGTCACCTTCGTCGCCGAGGGAGTGCCCTACAGCTACGGATTCACGCTCGACCAGGCCGATGTCACGGCCGAATGGCTGCACAGCCATCCGCATCAGCGCAAGCGCGTGGTGTTCGAGCGCGCCGGCGACCGGATCCGGATCGGCGCCCAATTCGATTCGGCCCGTTACGGTATCGGCGCTCTGGTCCCGCTGGTGCGGCCGAATGCGTTGCTGCTCGGCCTCGCCGGGCAGTTGCACGCCGAGGCGCTGACGCCGGCGCATCGCTGGTTCGCCGATCGCCTCGACGTGGTGCACGGACCCGGCGATCCGCGGGAGATCGATGATCGGCTGGGCAGTCACCTGTCCCGGTCGGCCGAGCACGCCGCGCGGTTGCTGACCCTGGTGCGGGCGGCCGACCTCGGCGTCGAGGACATCCTCGTACCCGCGCCCGATCCGATGTACGCGGATTATCTGCGCGAACTCGACGGGGAGATCGCCGTCGCCACCAAGGAGGCCGACCTCTGCCTGACCTCCCCGGCGCACGCCTTCGAACTGGCGAGCAGTCACGGGTTGACCCCGGCCGCACTGGATCGGGAACTGGCCAATCTGCGGGCCGCCCGCGACACCCTCTACACCCGGATGTCCGCGCGCCGCGGTATCGGGCTGGGCCTGGTGCACACCGGGGTGGACACCGCGATCGATGTGGCCGCGGAGTCGACCTCGACGCTGGCGCTGCTGCGCCTGCTGCCCGCCGTGCTGGACGCGCTGGACATCGGCCGGGTGCTGGTCATCGACGATCTCGATCTGCACCTGCCGCCGGCCGTGGCCGCCCGCCTGACCGCGATGTTCACCGAGCCGGACACCAATCCCCGTGGCGCGCAACTGATCTACACCACGCGCGCGGAGCCCGCGGCGGCCGGGCACACCTCCGCCTGGCAGCTGCACCGCACCGGGTCCGGCGCCGGCGAACTCGTCGCGCACTGA
- a CDS encoding aldo/keto reductase, translated as MSLRPLGTSSLQVSPIVFGGNVFGWTVDESASFALLDALADAGINSVDSADVYSAWVPGNSGGESEEIIGRWLQRSGKRDSIVIATKVGGMPTRPGLSRANILRAAEDSLRRLRTDHIDLYYSHRDDADTPQEETLGAYQTLIEQGKVRVIAASNFSGARLREAAEISARTGLPAYAAIQPEYNLYDRSDYETDLEPVATDLKLGVVTYRPLASGFLTGKYRSEADLGKSPRGERTVPKYLNPRGLGILAALDAVADKHTVAPATVAVAWQLTRPGITAPIASATSIEQLRELGAAAQLSLDAEDVRALEQASAG; from the coding sequence ATGTCGTTGCGCCCGTTGGGAACGTCGTCGCTGCAGGTGTCGCCGATCGTGTTCGGCGGCAACGTGTTCGGCTGGACGGTGGACGAGAGCGCCTCGTTCGCGTTGCTGGACGCGCTCGCCGACGCGGGGATCAACTCCGTGGACTCCGCCGACGTGTATTCGGCCTGGGTGCCGGGCAATTCGGGTGGCGAGTCCGAGGAGATCATCGGCCGCTGGCTGCAGCGCTCCGGTAAGCGCGATTCGATCGTGATCGCGACGAAGGTCGGGGGAATGCCGACCCGTCCGGGCCTGTCGCGGGCGAACATCCTGCGCGCCGCGGAGGATTCGCTGCGGCGGCTGCGCACCGACCACATCGACCTTTACTACTCGCATCGCGACGACGCCGATACGCCGCAGGAGGAGACCCTCGGCGCCTATCAGACCCTGATCGAGCAGGGCAAGGTCCGCGTCATCGCCGCCTCCAACTTCAGCGGCGCCCGGCTGCGCGAGGCCGCCGAGATCAGTGCCCGCACCGGCCTGCCCGCCTACGCGGCGATCCAGCCCGAATACAACCTGTACGACCGCAGCGACTACGAGACCGATCTGGAACCGGTGGCGACCGACCTGAAGCTCGGCGTCGTCACCTACCGCCCGCTCGCCTCCGGCTTCCTCACCGGCAAGTACCGCTCCGAGGCCGACCTCGGCAAGAGTCCGCGCGGCGAGCGCACCGTGCCGAAGTACCTGAATCCGCGCGGCCTGGGCATCCTCGCGGCGCTGGACGCGGTCGCCGACAAGCACACGGTGGCACCCGCGACGGTTGCCGTCGCCTGGCAGCTGACCCGGCCCGGCATCACCGCGCCGATCGCCTCGGCCACCTCGATCGAGCAGCTGCGGGAACTGGGTGCGGCCGCGCAGCTGAGTCTCGACGCGGAGGATGTGCGCGCGCTGGAGCAGGCGAGCGCCGGCTGA
- a CDS encoding methionine synthase: MSKAHDMTTESAVLRGGIATAVGSWPGADAREAAATIVGELGDLPHLVELPGRGTGSDLIGRASALLVDLRFDISTRGYRLAPRPSATSRRAHDLLRTDLDALEEAWETAGLIGSGRPVKVQSAGPLTLAAQVELANGHRLLTDPGAVRDLAESLAEGLERHAAEVARRLGTAVLVQVDEPSLSAVLAGSLTGASILNTVRALPEPEALHLLDTVVAAQTRPVLVHTCADRPALGFLRDSAAAAVGFDLATVGTGDLDGIGELLDNGKFVALGLIPATAPARPPTWREVAEPGVRLIDRLGFPRRLLAERVLITPACGLAGASLTWARRTLALAADVARAYTEEAESLTFDRLGPSGM; this comes from the coding sequence ATGAGTAAGGCCCACGACATGACGACGGAATCCGCTGTGCTGCGCGGCGGCATCGCGACCGCGGTCGGCTCCTGGCCCGGCGCCGATGCCCGGGAGGCCGCCGCCACCATCGTGGGCGAACTCGGCGACCTGCCGCACCTGGTCGAATTGCCCGGCCGCGGAACGGGTTCGGATCTGATCGGCCGCGCCTCCGCGCTGCTGGTCGACCTCCGCTTCGACATCTCCACCCGCGGCTACCGGCTGGCCCCGCGCCCCAGCGCCACCTCGCGCCGTGCGCACGATCTGCTCCGCACCGATCTGGATGCCCTCGAAGAGGCCTGGGAGACAGCGGGTCTCATCGGCTCCGGCCGCCCGGTGAAGGTGCAGTCCGCGGGCCCGCTGACCCTCGCCGCCCAGGTCGAACTGGCCAACGGGCACCGCCTGCTCACCGATCCCGGTGCGGTGCGCGACCTCGCGGAATCGCTCGCCGAGGGCCTGGAGCGGCACGCCGCCGAGGTCGCGCGGCGGCTGGGCACCGCCGTCCTGGTCCAGGTGGACGAACCGTCGCTGTCCGCGGTACTCGCCGGATCCCTCACCGGCGCAAGCATTCTGAACACGGTGCGCGCCCTGCCCGAACCCGAGGCGCTGCATCTGCTCGATACCGTCGTGGCCGCGCAGACCCGTCCGGTGCTGGTGCACACCTGCGCCGATCGCCCGGCGCTGGGCTTCCTGCGCGACAGTGCCGCCGCCGCGGTGGGTTTCGACCTCGCCACCGTCGGCACCGGCGATCTGGACGGTATCGGCGAACTGCTCGACAACGGAAAGTTCGTGGCGCTCGGGCTGATTCCCGCCACGGCCCCGGCGCGGCCACCGACCTGGCGGGAGGTGGCCGAACCCGGCGTCCGGCTGATCGACCGGCTCGGCTTCCCGCGCCGCCTGCTCGCCGAGCGTGTGCTGATCACCCCCGCCTGCGGCCTCGCCGGCGCCTCGCTGACCTGGGCCCGCCGCACTCTGGCGCTCGCCGCCGACGTCGCCCGCGCCTACACCGAGGAGGCGGAGTCGCTGACCTTCGACCGACTCGGCCCATCCGGAATGTGA
- a CDS encoding HAD family hydrolase produces the protein MTAPAIGFDLDLTLADSRAGIAAVYRLLSAETGVPIDTDAVVSRIGPPLEVEIGYWFPPERVAAMADRYRAMYRDVAVPVTTAMPGAAAAIAAVRAAGGRVIVVSGKNRADTERTVRFLELPVEEVVGGVFGAGKGEALRRFGAAAYVGDHTGDIDAARTAGAVAVGVTTGAFDRVALSAYGADVTLPDLLAFPDWYTEFRESRCTAAISGQVNADE, from the coding sequence GTGACGGCCCCCGCGATCGGCTTCGACCTCGATCTGACGCTGGCCGACAGCCGGGCCGGGATCGCCGCCGTCTATCGCCTGCTGTCCGCCGAGACCGGGGTGCCGATCGATACCGACGCGGTGGTGTCGCGGATCGGCCCGCCGCTCGAGGTCGAGATCGGGTACTGGTTCCCGCCGGAGCGGGTCGCCGCGATGGCCGACCGCTACCGCGCGATGTATCGCGACGTGGCGGTCCCGGTGACCACCGCGATGCCCGGGGCGGCGGCCGCGATCGCGGCGGTCCGGGCGGCGGGCGGCCGGGTGATCGTCGTCTCCGGGAAGAACCGGGCCGACACCGAACGGACCGTCCGGTTTCTCGAGTTGCCGGTCGAGGAGGTCGTCGGGGGAGTGTTCGGTGCGGGCAAAGGCGAGGCGCTGCGCCGGTTCGGCGCCGCCGCCTATGTCGGCGACCACACCGGCGACATCGATGCCGCCCGCACCGCCGGCGCGGTCGCGGTGGGCGTGACGACGGGCGCCTTCGACCGCGTGGCACTGAGCGCCTACGGCGCCGACGTGACGCTGCCGGATCTGCTCGCCTTCCCCGACTGGTATACGGAATTCCGCGAGAGTCGCTGTACCGCAGCGATTTCCGGACAGGTGAACGCCGATGAGTAA
- the mnmA gene encoding tRNA 2-thiouridine(34) synthase MnmA gives MRVLAAMSGGVDSAVAAARAVDAGHEVVGVHLALSATPGTLRTGSRGCCSKEDAGDARRAADVLGIPFYVWDFADRFKEDVIDDFVASYAAGETPNPCLRCNEKIKFSALADRAVALGFDAVVTGHYARLADGVLRRAVDGDKDQSYVLAVLTADQLTRAMFPVGDTPKPRIRAEAAERGLAVANKPDSHDICFIPSGDTRAFLGARIGVRPGAIVDSAGQRLGEHEGVHGFTIGQRKGLGLPGPAADGRPRYVTDIDPGTGTVRIGTAEELRVATVLADRAIWTSGAAPQGPIECVAQVRAHGGTAPAVAQATAGGLVVRLREPLTGVARGQAVVLYRPDPAGDAVIGSGTISGTERALTDSSR, from the coding sequence GTGAGAGTGCTCGCTGCGATGAGCGGCGGCGTCGATTCCGCCGTCGCGGCCGCACGCGCGGTCGATGCCGGACACGAGGTGGTCGGCGTGCATCTGGCGTTGTCGGCGACGCCGGGCACGCTGCGGACCGGATCGCGCGGCTGCTGTTCCAAGGAGGACGCCGGCGATGCCCGCCGCGCCGCCGATGTGCTCGGAATCCCGTTCTACGTCTGGGATTTCGCGGACCGGTTCAAGGAGGACGTGATCGACGACTTCGTCGCCTCCTACGCCGCCGGCGAGACCCCGAATCCGTGCCTGCGCTGCAACGAGAAGATCAAGTTCTCGGCGCTGGCCGATCGCGCGGTCGCGCTCGGCTTCGACGCCGTCGTCACCGGCCACTACGCGCGCCTGGCCGACGGGGTGCTGCGCCGGGCCGTCGACGGCGACAAGGACCAGTCCTATGTGCTGGCCGTGCTCACCGCCGACCAGCTGACCCGGGCGATGTTCCCGGTCGGCGACACCCCGAAGCCGCGGATCCGCGCCGAGGCCGCCGAACGCGGGCTGGCGGTGGCGAACAAACCGGATTCGCACGACATCTGCTTCATCCCGTCCGGCGACACCCGGGCCTTCCTGGGCGCGCGGATCGGGGTCCGGCCGGGCGCGATCGTCGACTCCGCGGGACAGCGGCTCGGCGAGCACGAGGGCGTGCACGGCTTCACGATCGGCCAGCGCAAGGGCCTGGGCCTGCCCGGCCCGGCCGCCGACGGCCGTCCGCGCTACGTCACCGACATCGATCCGGGCACCGGCACGGTCCGCATCGGCACCGCCGAGGAACTGCGGGTCGCGACGGTGCTCGCGGACCGCGCGATCTGGACCTCCGGCGCCGCGCCACAGGGCCCGATCGAGTGCGTGGCGCAGGTGCGCGCGCACGGCGGCACCGCACCCGCGGTCGCGCAGGCCACCGCCGGCGGCCTGGTGGTGCGGCTGCGCGAGCCGCTGACCGGCGTGGCGCGCGGTCAGGCCGTGGTGCTGTACCGCCCGGATCCGGCCGGCGACGCGGTGATCGGCAGCGGAACCATCAGCGGCACCGAGCGGGCGTTGACGGACAGCTCCCGGTGA
- a CDS encoding cysteine desulfurase family protein — MKAFPGPVGAAPQTVYLDHAATTPMYPAAVEAMADALRVAGNASSLHGSGRTARRMLEEARESIAADLGARPSEVVFTSGGTESDNLAVKGLYWARRDADPQRTRILVSGIEHHAVLDAVEWLEQHEGARVTLLDVDRDGVVSPGTLRAALAAHAGEVALVTVMWANNEVGTIQAIAELAAVAQEFDVPMHSDGVQAAAQLPIDFGGSGLAAASFAGHKVGGPHGVGVLLLGRQVGCVPLLHGGGHERDLRSGTSDVPAAVGLAAALGRTVTEMSTRTIELLSLRDALIDGVRARVPDAVLNGPAGVGRLPGNAHFTFPGCEGDSLLMLLDAAGIECSTGSACTAGVAAPSHVLLAMGVDARTARGSLRFSLGHTSTRADIDRLLEVLPPVVERARAAGLAGAGSRHGGRNQEGPGDRHQLTQEGTR, encoded by the coding sequence ATGAAGGCTTTTCCGGGTCCGGTCGGTGCGGCGCCCCAGACGGTCTACCTCGATCACGCGGCCACGACACCGATGTACCCTGCCGCGGTCGAGGCGATGGCGGACGCGCTGCGGGTCGCCGGTAATGCGTCGTCCCTGCACGGATCGGGGCGGACCGCGCGGCGGATGCTGGAGGAGGCGCGCGAGTCGATCGCGGCCGATCTGGGGGCGCGGCCCTCGGAGGTGGTCTTCACCTCCGGTGGCACCGAGAGCGACAATCTCGCCGTCAAGGGCCTCTACTGGGCCCGGCGCGACGCCGATCCCCAGCGCACCCGCATCCTGGTCAGCGGTATCGAACATCACGCCGTGCTGGACGCGGTCGAGTGGCTGGAGCAGCACGAGGGTGCGCGGGTGACGCTGCTCGATGTCGATCGGGACGGGGTGGTGTCGCCGGGTACGTTGCGGGCGGCGCTGGCCGCGCATGCCGGTGAGGTCGCGCTGGTCACCGTCATGTGGGCCAACAACGAGGTCGGCACGATCCAGGCGATCGCCGAATTGGCCGCGGTCGCACAGGAATTCGACGTTCCGATGCACAGCGACGGGGTGCAGGCCGCGGCGCAGCTGCCCATCGACTTCGGTGGCAGCGGGCTGGCGGCGGCGAGTTTCGCCGGGCACAAGGTCGGCGGCCCGCACGGGGTCGGCGTACTGCTGCTGGGCCGGCAGGTGGGCTGTGTGCCGCTGCTGCACGGCGGTGGTCACGAGCGCGATCTGCGGTCCGGCACCTCGGATGTGCCTGCGGCGGTCGGCCTGGCGGCCGCGCTGGGCCGCACCGTCACCGAGATGTCCACGCGCACAATCGAATTGCTGTCGCTGCGGGATGCCCTGATCGACGGGGTGCGGGCCCGGGTGCCCGATGCGGTGCTCAACGGCCCGGCCGGCGTGGGCCGGCTACCGGGTAACGCGCACTTCACTTTTCCCGGTTGCGAGGGTGATTCGCTGCTGATGCTGCTCGATGCCGCCGGGATCGAGTGCTCCACCGGTTCGGCGTGTACCGCGGGCGTCGCCGCCCCCAGTCACGTCCTGCTGGCGATGGGCGTCGATGCCCGGACCGCGCGCGGTTCGCTGCGATTCTCCTTGGGGCACACCTCGACTCGGGCCGATATCGATCGGCTGCTGGAGGTGTTGCCGCCGGTGGTCGAGCGGGCGCGGGCGGCGGGGCTGGCCGGGGCCGGTTCCCGGCACGGCGGGCGGAATCAGGAAGGGCCAGGCGATCGGCACCAGTTGACACAGGAGGGAACCCGGTGA
- a CDS encoding alpha/beta hydrolase fold domain-containing protein — protein MTARRTAGSVLAVALAVVVIAGSATAAADPMASSPSATAAESTAGGDESVFTGEPSLVAQLVVAGLRSVRAATELLGIDLGTQLASLITTTDPPELTGLGLRVQRAEFAGMPVVTIRAAAPSGKVVVALHGGAYVVQPTVMHWLDYATMARDTGAAVVVPIYPLADTAQGRAASVVPALADLVTAQIGAYGAANVSLYGDSAGGGLALATAQELGRRDATQPSDMVLVSPWLDVSMSNPAIPAVADPILGVASLRKSGTLWAGALSLTDPLVSPLYGSLAGLPPTAVYSGSLDVLSPDVLVLRDEARDQGAAFTFVLREGLIHDWALGGLPVLPEGPAVRPDIYRQLGLAG, from the coding sequence ATGACAGCACGACGGACGGCCGGATCGGTTCTCGCCGTGGCTCTGGCGGTCGTGGTGATCGCGGGGTCGGCCACGGCGGCGGCCGATCCGATGGCGTCATCTCCCAGCGCGACTGCGGCCGAGTCCACTGCCGGGGGCGACGAATCGGTCTTCACCGGGGAGCCCTCGCTCGTCGCGCAGTTGGTGGTCGCGGGGCTGCGTTCGGTACGCGCGGCCACTGAGCTGCTGGGCATCGACCTGGGCACCCAACTTGCCTCGCTGATCACCACCACGGACCCACCCGAGCTGACCGGCCTCGGACTTCGGGTGCAGCGGGCGGAGTTCGCGGGGATGCCTGTGGTCACGATCCGGGCCGCGGCGCCGTCGGGCAAGGTTGTCGTGGCGTTGCACGGCGGCGCATATGTTGTGCAGCCCACCGTCATGCACTGGCTGGACTACGCGACCATGGCCCGTGACACCGGTGCGGCCGTCGTCGTCCCGATCTATCCATTGGCCGACACCGCGCAGGGCCGCGCCGCGAGTGTCGTTCCCGCGCTGGCGGATCTGGTCACCGCGCAGATCGGCGCGTACGGCGCCGCAAACGTGAGTCTGTACGGGGACTCCGCCGGAGGCGGTCTGGCGCTGGCCACGGCACAGGAGCTCGGGCGCCGCGACGCCACGCAGCCCTCGGATATGGTGCTCGTCTCGCCGTGGCTGGATGTCTCGATGAGCAATCCCGCGATTCCCGCCGTCGCGGACCCGATCCTCGGCGTCGCCTCGCTGCGCAAATCCGGAACCCTGTGGGCCGGTGCGCTTTCCCTCACCGATCCGCTGGTCAGCCCGTTGTACGGATCCCTGGCGGGACTGCCCCCGACTGCGGTCTACTCCGGGTCGTTGGACGTGCTGTCCCCCGATGTCCTCGTCCTGCGTGACGAGGCCCGCGATCAGGGGGCCGCGTTCACCTTCGTGCTGCGGGAGGGACTCATCCACGACTGGGCCCTGGGTGGGCTCCCGGTTCTCCCCGAAGGTCCCGCCGTGCGGCCGGACATCTACCGTCAGCTCGGGCTCGCCGGCTGA
- a CDS encoding ubiquinol-cytochrome c reductase iron-sulfur subunit — protein sequence MSVEHVSRRTIVLGAGAVAVATACSTGNNGSTVAATPSTTTAGTTPVTPTTDVPVPTTVPEVAAPPAPPNGTVLARSGEIPVGAGLIAGDTVITQPNPGDFRAFSATCTHQGCAVSAIAGGTINCPCHGSRFNLDGSVATGPATRSLVARPISVQDGLIVAGAAAPVVAVDQPAETEQPAAAPAPEPGAPDNALARTSDVPVGGGLILGNIVVTQPDFGSFLGFSTTCTHLGCAVNSVGGGSIDCPCHGSKFNLDGTVAVGPATRPLDSRPVGVENGWVVSGPGGTAPQRPCWCDILPLPPGVLGC from the coding sequence ATGAGTGTCGAACACGTCAGTCGCCGAACCATCGTTCTCGGCGCCGGAGCGGTGGCGGTGGCCACTGCCTGCTCAACCGGAAACAACGGAAGTACCGTCGCGGCAACACCATCGACCACCACGGCCGGCACCACGCCGGTCACGCCGACCACCGATGTGCCGGTCCCGACCACCGTGCCGGAAGTGGCGGCACCGCCGGCGCCACCGAACGGGACTGTGCTGGCCCGCAGCGGCGAGATTCCCGTGGGTGCCGGGCTCATCGCCGGCGATACGGTGATCACCCAGCCCAATCCCGGGGATTTCCGGGCCTTTTCGGCGACGTGCACACATCAGGGTTGCGCGGTGAGTGCGATCGCGGGCGGGACCATCAACTGTCCCTGTCACGGCAGCCGGTTCAATCTGGACGGTAGCGTCGCCACCGGACCGGCCACTCGTTCCCTGGTGGCGCGGCCGATCAGTGTGCAGGACGGGCTGATCGTCGCCGGGGCGGCCGCGCCTGTGGTGGCGGTCGATCAGCCCGCCGAAACGGAGCAACCTGCCGCCGCACCGGCGCCGGAGCCGGGTGCACCGGACAACGCGCTCGCTCGCACTTCCGATGTTCCGGTCGGTGGTGGGCTCATTCTCGGCAATATCGTTGTGACGCAGCCGGATTTCGGCAGCTTCCTCGGGTTCTCCACCACCTGTACGCATCTCGGCTGCGCGGTGAACTCGGTGGGTGGTGGGAGCATCGACTGTCCTTGTCACGGCAGCAAATTCAATCTGGACGGCACCGTGGCCGTCGGTCCTGCCACTCGACCGCTGGACTCTCGTCCGGTCGGCGTCGAGAACGGGTGGGTCGTCTCCGGTCCCGGTGGGACCGCACCCCAGCGGCCCTGCTGGTGCGACATCCTGCCGCTTCCGCCGGGGGTTCTCGGTTGCTGA